The genomic interval ATGGCGATCCACATCGACAGCTTGGCCTCGCCCATTGCGCGGATAATTTGCCCGCCACACATCCCGAGCAACATGGCGAGTGTTCCTGGGATGACGATTGCAAGGTAGTCAGCGGCGTATTGTTTGGTTGGCCCACTGGCACCGACCCAAGCGAGTAATGTGTCGCGAAAGATAAAAGCGATGGTGGCGACCACAGCGATAATCACAAAACCCAGCAAAGGAATATTCATCGCCATGCGCGCAGCCCCATCGCGATCGTTCATGCCTAAGTGGCGGGAGACCAGCACACTGGTGGTGATGGCAAGCGCGAGTGCTATTGAACGGACAAAAAAGAGTACGGATCCGGCAAAGCCGACCCCGGCGGCGAGCGCGGATTCACCGAGTAAGGAGATAAAATAGATATCGATGAAATCGACCAAAAACACCATCATTAAGCCGGTGGCGTTGGTCAGCGACATCACCGATACATGCCGCCACAAGTTGCCTTGTGTGAAGCGCGCGATAGGTTGGCTCATTCGCCTGCCTGGTAGTGGCGCACAAATTGTGCCGCAACCCGCGCACTGCGTGAACCGCGTGCTAATGCAAATTGCAGCGCGCTGCGCTCAATCTGTTCATCATATTCAATGCCGCTCTGCTTGAGCCAATACGCGACAGCGGTTAAATAACCGCTTTGCGAGAGCGGATGAAAGGCAAGTCGTAGCCCGAAGCGTTCGGAGAGCGAAATATGCTCTTCGATGTCTTCTTGCGGATGGATGGCGCGTTCATCGCTATGGTATTCGCTCAGTAAATGGCGGCGGTTTGAGGTAACACACAGCATCACATTATCAGGGATGCCTTGTAATGAACCATCAAGTACTGCTTTGAGTGCGCGATAGCTGCCATCGTCAGCAGCAAAAGAGAGGTCATCGATGTAGAGCAGATAATGCTGCGTATCGCGTTTGCCAAGTAACCACAGCAAATACGCCAGCTCGTCAAGGTCATCGCAGGCAAGCTGGACAATCGATAAGTGAGCAAACGCGTGGAACAGGGCGCGCACTAACGAGGATTTACCCGTACCACGAGCGCCCCATAGCAGCATGTGGTTATATGGTTGATTGTTTAAAAATGCTGCGACATTGCTGTGCGCTGCGGTTTTTTGCGTGTCAATCCCGAGCAAGTCATCAAGTAATACATCATCACGCACGCTAATTGGCACCAGTTGCCACGCGCCTTGCCATTGCAGGCGGGCAAAGGCGCGATTTCCTGCGGCTTCGGCATCGGTTAATGCATCGTACATGACTTGCTCCTTAAGCTATTGCGCCAAATGATCGCGGGTGGCGCTGAATTCGATATCAGGGAAGCGCTCTTGGGTGAGCTGCAAGTTAACCCTTGACGGGGCAACATAGACCAGCTGGCCGTAGTGATCATGTGCCAGATTGGCCTGATTTTTATCGACAAACTGCTTGAGCGCTTTATCGTTGGGGGCTTCTACCCAACGCGCGGTCGCGACATTGACCCCTTCAAACTGACAATCCACTTTATATTCGGTTTGTAACCGCGCTTGCACGACGTCAAATTGCAGCACCCCGATTGCGCCGAGGATTAAATCATTACCCATGATTGGTTTGAAAAATTGCGTGGCGCCCTCTTCGCAGAGCTGTTCTAGCCCTTTGAGTAACGCTTTCATTTTCAGCGGGTCTTTGAGTTGGACGCGACGAAAGAGCTCAGGAGCGAAGTCGGGGATGCCGGTAAATTGTAATTCTTCGCCGGAGGTGAAGGTATCGCCGATGCGAATCGTGCCGTGGTTGTGGATGCCGATGATGTCGCCGGCAACGGCTTTGGTCGCTTGATCGCGTTCTGCGGCGAGAAAGGTCAGCGCATCTGGGATTTTTACATCACGCGCCAAACGTACTTGGCGCAGCTTTATGCCGGGGGTAAAGGTACCGGAATTGATGCGTAAAAAGGCAATTCGGTCACGATGTTTCGGATCCATATTGGCCTGGATTTTAAACACAAAGCCGCTAAAGGTGTCTTCGGAAGGGTGTACTTCACGGACAGTGGTTTTGCGCGCACGCGGTGCAGGTGCGTATTTAGCAAAGTCGTTAAGCATTTCGCGTACCCCGAAATTACCAATCGCGGAGCCAAAAAAGACCGGGGTTAAGTCACCCTTGAGATATGCCTCTTGATCAAACGTATTGCTGGCTTCACGAATGAGTTCGATTTCATCACGAAAATCGGCAATCATGTCGGGCAGTAATTCATCTAGGCGCGGGTTATCCAGGCCATCGACTTCTTCCCCTACATTCACCAAAGACCCTTTGCCGGATTCGTAAAAATACACTTTATCTTCTAACAGGTGATAAACGCCTTTTAAGCTTCGCCCCATGCCAATCGGCCAGGTGATCGGCGCGCAATCGATTTTTAACACATCCTCAACCTCGTCAATCAACTCCATCGGGTCGCGTCCTTCGCGGTCGAGCTTGTTGATAAAGGTAAAAATTGGGGTGTCACGCAGGCGGCAGACTTCCATCAGCTTGATCGTGCGTTCTTCAACCCCTTTTGCGCAATCAATCACCATCAGCGCAGAGTCGACAGCGGTGAGTGTGCGGTAGGTGTCTTCAGAGAAATCTTCGTGCCCTGGGGTGTCGAGTAAGTTGATCACTTTGCCTTGATAAGGAAACTGCATCACCGAACTGGTTACAGAAATACCGCGTTCCTGCTCCATCGCCATCCAGTCAGAGGTGGCGTGGCGCGCGGCTTTACGGCCCTTAACTGTTCCGGCGAGCTGAATCGCTCCGCCAAAAAGCAGCAGTTTTTCGGTAAGGGTTGTTTTACCCGCATCTGGGTGAGAAATGATCGCAAAAGTGCGACGATCCCGATAATCGTTAGATAAATCCACTTAATTCAAATCCTTATTATGCACAGCACGGCTGATCTACTGACAGGTTGCAAACCGGCTATTTTAACATAGACCGCGCTGACCTCGGCGCGCTTTTCCTTCTGTGGGAGAGGGTTTGTTCTATGACCAAGGCGCTAAGGTATGATGGTGCTTTGTTAGCGAGAGGAGGGGTGCAGATGTTATGTAAGCGTTTTATAGTCAGCGGTCGTGTGCAAGGCGTGGCTTTTCGCTATTACACCCAAAAACAAGCGAAGGCACTTGAAGTGTGCGGTTATGTACGTAATCTTGAAGATGGGCGGGTAGAAGTGCTCGCTCAAGGGGATGAGGCGGCGATTGAGGCGCTAAGCGTTTGGTTGTGGCAAGGCCCACCCGCGGCAAGCGTGGAAAACGTTGGTGAAATAACGTGTGCAGCGGATGAGGCGTTAACGAATTTTGTGATTACTGATTAACAGATTTGGCGAAATCAGAGCAGTATAGACCGTGTAACGTCGCGAGTATGATTTGCAGGTTATCGTTACTAATATAATAGGTTAGGGTGCGGTGGTCGCGGGTGAAATCGACAATATTGGCTTCGCGTAAAATTGCCAAGTGATTAGACATTGAGGTTTGTGCGATACCAACAATCTCGATGAGTTCGGTGACATTGCGCGGTTGTTCGACTAAGGCACACAACGCCATTAAACGGTGTTTATTGGCGATGAGCTTGAGTAACTGTGAGACTTCGTCAGCCTGAGCGAGCATGGCATCCATGGGTTGCTTCCTTAAAAATTATGTAATATATCACAAGAATACTCATTCTTCTTCGATACAAATCTCTTTATGATAAATCGCGATTAGCGTACGCACGCTTAATAGCACAATCAAAACGCCCAAAATTCCATATAGCACAAGCGCTAAGTTACGATAAAACAAAAGATTTGTCGCATGAGACATTTGCAGGCTGGCGAGTGTTATGGCGGCCATTGGGAAAGAATACGCCCACCACGACAAATAAAACCGCACTTTGCGTAACAGCGATAACTGCATGATCAGTAGCATCAAAATAAAAATACCAAAGAAATACAATACGCGGGCAAAAGCGTCTAATTGTTCGCCATTAAGCTTCATATAAGCGATAAAACCAATTGCTGGCGGTGCGAGTAAGATGAAAAAGGTCGGCAGGAGCTTTTCTGGTAGTGGATGATGAAAAATAATCCGATTGAAGAAAATAACCAATAAAATTAACCAAAACACCAGGCCAATACTAAAGAATAACCAGGAAATATCGGCGGGCGCATGGGTGATGCCAGCAATCGGCACAATAATATTGCCTACTGCGGGAATAAACCACGACGGATTCATGTGTTTGAGCTCAAATTGTGCATTTTGAATCCACATGGTGATGATTTTTAGCGTGAGTGCCAAGTGTACAACGCTGCCAAGTAGCCAAAACGTCAACGATGCTGTTGTCTGTATGGGTAAAAGGATTATGCTGAACAGCAGTAAACTGATCGAAAAAGCCGGGAAAAAATGCAAGCGTATCGGATGGTTGAATTCTTCAGTAACGACCTGTGGGTGTTTGATGATTTTCAGTGCATAAATGACGCTGATCAGGAAAAATAAGGCTGCAGACAGAACAATCAGTATTGGGCTAAACTGCCAGTTAAGCGATAATGATTGCTCGATACGCTGACTGGCGATGGTAAGCCCCGCAAACCCCATGATGACCGCGAACATGGAAATAGGGAAAAATGGTAAACGCATTGGCTGAGACATGGCTGTTCCTGAATAGGCAATAGATTGTTAAATAATAATATCATAAAATAATTATATATAAACAGGTTTGCGGGTAAGCGCGGTGGTGTACTATACCTTGTGCCAGAGTGTCCTAATGCTTGAACTTTCTGAGTTTGCCGCCATCTAATCCACATGATGTTAAATGGAGTATCCCTATGCGTGATTTTGCTGCCAACCCACTGTATCACCCACCTGCAGCCCCAGATTTTGTGGCGCTGAAACCTGAACACGTCAGCGCGATTGCTGCGATTATTGATGAGAATCGAGAGCAGCTTGACGAACTGTTAAAGCAAGACGCATTCACTTGGGATAATCTCATTCTGCCGTTAGAGCGTATGGATGATCGCCTGTCACGAGCGTTTTCGCCGATTGGCCACCTATACAGCGTGTGTAGCACCGATGCTTGGCGCCAAGCGTATGAACAAGCGCTGCCGCTATTATCAGAATACGGCGCTGATATGGCGCAACATAGTGGACTGTACGCCGCGATTAAGTCGTTGCGTGATAGTGAGGATTTTGCTTTGCTGAGCGCTACCCAGAAAAAAGTGATCGATGACGCTTTGGAAGATTTTGAGCGCAGTGGGGTGGCTTTGCCGGATGCGGAAAAAGCGCGCTTTAAAAAGCTCAGTTTGCGGCTTTCTGAATTATCCACCCAGTTTTCCAATCATGTGCTCGATGCGACCGATGCTTGGCATAAATTGATTGATGACGAGGAACAAGCGTTGCAAGGCGTACCACATAGCGCCAAGGCACTCATGGCAGATTTAGCAAGCCAACACGACCAGCATGGTTTTCGTGTGACTTTAGATGCGCCGGTGGTGATCCCTATTTTAACTTATGCTGATGACCGCGGTCTGCGCGGTGAAGTGTATGCAGCGTATAACGCGCGTGCCTCAGACAAAGGGCCAAACGCCAATACCTTTGATAATGCAGCGATCGTTGGTGAGATTTTAGCGTTGCGGGCGCAGATGGCAGAGATGCTCGGTTTTGCCGATTTTGCCGCGCTATCGGTGGACGATAAGATGGCGAAGACGCCGGCGGCGGTTGACGCCTTTCTCGACAATTTACTCAAAGCGAGTAAGCAGGCGGGTGAGGCTGATATGGCGGAATTACGCGCCTTTGCTGCGCGTGAACTCGATTTGGATGATGTGCAGCCATGGGATGTTGCCTATGTCTCGGAAAAATTGCGGCAGACGAAATACGCGATTTCCCAGGAAGATTTACGCCCCTATTTTCCGGTGTCTAAGGTGCTTGAAGGGTTGTTTTCGATTAGCGAACGACTCTTTGGTGCGCGCTTTACCCCTAATATAGCGTTGAGCACCTGGCATAAAGATGTGCTCGCCTATGATGTATTAGCCGATGATGGCTCGGTGCAAGCGCGTTTTTACCTTGATTTATACGCGCGCCAGCAAAAGCGTGGTGGTGCGTGGATGGACGGTGCAGTACAGCGTTTTCGTGATGGTGAAACGTTGCAGCTACCAGTGGCGTATTTGGTCTGTAATTTCACTCCGCCGGTCGGGGACGAAGAAGCCTACCTCACCCATGATGAAGTCACCACCTTATTCCATGAATTTGGCCATGGCTTGCATCATATGCTGAGCGAAGTGGATATCTATAGCGTATCTGGAATCAATGGCGTTGAATGGGACGCGGTTGAGCAGCCTAGCCAGTTTATGGAAAACTTTTGCTATACCCGCGAAGGCTTAGACGCGCTCACCCGGCATAAAGACAGTGGCGAGAAACTCCCTGATGCACTGTTTAATAAGCTGCTAGCTGCTAAAAACTTCCAATCAGCGATGGCAATGCTGCGTCAGCTGGAATTTTCTTTGTTCGATATGCGGATTCACAGCGCCAGTGAACAAGGCCGGCCGGTGCTTGAGGTGCTCGATGAGGTGCGCGCAAAAGTCGCGGTTACGCCAGACTACGCCGATAACCGCTTCCCAATGCAATTTGCGCATATTTTTGCCGGTGGCTACGCCGCAGGATATTACAGCTATAAATGGGCTGAAGTGCTTTCTGCTGATAGCTTTAGCGCGTTTGAAGAAGAAGGGGTGTTCAACCCAGAAGTTGGCGCACGTTTTCGTGATGAAATTCTCGCAGTCGGTGGCGCGCGCAGCAGCATGGAGAGCTTTGTCGCTTTTCGTGGCCGTGAGCCGAATGTTGATGCGCTACTGCGCCACAACGGGATAAGTCAATGATCGCGCGGGTTGCGGCGCTTGCCCTTACCTCTAGCGTACTATTGGCCCAAGCGGCATCAGATGATCTATGGACGGCTTTTGATGGGTTTGATGAGAATGGAGAGATCCTGATTGGCTTTAAAGATGCTGACGGTGAGGTGGTACTTGAGCCGCAGTTCTCAGGGATCACCCACGCTAAAAGGCTCGAGCATTTGATGGGCTATTTACAATATGATGAGAATACTGTGAGCTCTGGCGTATTGCTGAAAACCGGTGAGCGTTTGGATTATCGGCCTTATGCGCCTGATGCGATCAGTGATTGCGAAAGCGAAGGCACGTTGCGTGCCTATAATGCGGATTGGGATATGGGGCTACTTGATCACAAAGGGCAATGGATCATCCCAGCGGAATATAATCATCTCAGTCGCGTGCAAAATGGCATGAGTGTTGTACTATCGGGTGCACGCCGCTCTTCCGATGATGAGCACTGGTCTTGGCTAGGTGGTTCGCGAAGCTTAGTCGATCGTGATGGAACAGTGATTGTGGCTGATTTTGTTGGTGACGTTGATGCGATTGATTGGTTTTCTTTTGCAATAGGCGACAGTGACGATCCGCTGCGCGATGTTTGGCAGGGCGTTGATGGCAAGCGCTATAACGCGGTCAATACCCAGCGTGAATTCAACGCCTTTGTAGAAGGCGGTTTAGTCAACGCCTTAGCGGCTGAACGCTATGACGGGCTGCTTTTTGAAGAGATCGTGCTGTATTATCAAGATAAGACCCTCACGCGCGAACAAGCAGTGAACGATCCAGCCATGGTTTCTTTCTTACGCGCATTCAAACAAGCGTTGGCCTCTGGTGTCGAGTATAAGCCGTATCGGCGCGATAAGGAGTTTGGGATTTTCTCGCTCAATCTGCCGCGCTCATGGCTGGATTATGTGAATCATTGTGATGATTTTTATGAAAGCTGCTATCCGGTGTATCAGATTAGCTGGGGTGCGCCTGATGACACGCGCACTGTCTGGTTTTTGCGCAGTGAGGATGGCTATCAAATATTAGCGGTTGAATTCAATCTGCGCGCACAACCCATCATTAATCCATAACCTTGGAGAAGCATGAGTGTATTTACCGAGATGATCGAAGGCACACGTCCGGCCATTGTGGTTGCCGAAGACGGAGCGCACATTGCGTTCATGGAGCCGAACCCGAATGCGCGTGGGCATGTGATTTGCCTGCCTAAAACCGAGCACGAAAATCTATTTGCGCTTGATGAGCCAGCCTATCTGGCGTTAATGCGCTTTGCACGCAGTATCGCTCAGGCAATCGAAGCCGTCGTGCCGTGTCAAAAAGTGGGCATGGCCTCGATTGGTTTAGCGGTGGCGCATGTGCATATTCATCTTGTGCCGTTGAATCAGGCTAAGGAGATGAATTTCATTGATAAAGTTACCGTGAGCGCTGCCGAACAGCAATCACTTGGTCAAATGATTGCTACCGAGTGGCAGGAGAAGCGTTAACGAACTTAGATTTTTGGCTCAGCGAATAACAAATCCCATAGGCTTTGTTTTTTGCTGATGTCGCCGTTAAGGTAGTGCTGAATTTCTTGATCGTTCATCATCGAGGCGAAATTCATCTTCAGTACACGCAGCGCATCGTTTTGTAATTGTGGCTGCGCTAACTCTTGGTAGGCGCGACTCATCAAAGCCAAGGCATAAGGTACACTAGGGGCACCGTCGTAACGCGTGACCACATTTTTCGCGCGGTTAGCCGCAGCAACGTACGACCCACGACGCATATAATAATCAGCGATCTCTAATTCATGCTGTGCCATGAGGTTTTTCAAGAACAACATGCGATAGCGTGCATCTTCGCTGTACTCACTTTTCGGATAAGTTTCAACCAGATAGCTAAAATTATCAAACGCACGTTGTAGTTTACTCGGGTCGATCTGGGTGAGGTTGATCGGATTGAGTTTAGAGAAGATGTTAACGTCTTTCTCGTAAACGACCACGCCTTTCATGTAGTATGCGTAATCGATATACGGGTGGTTCGGGTAGGTGCGGATAAAGTTATCATAAGCTTTTTCCGCCTTCTCACCTTCGCCATCACGGTAGTAGCTAAACGCGAGATCAAGCATACTTTGTTGAGCAAGCTTGCCATAGGGGTAGCGTGAGAGTAATTTGGTGTGATAATTTGCAGCTGTGCTATAGTTGCCACCGTCCATTTCTGCTTTGGCTTCGCGATACAGCTGGTCAGCGCTCCAGTTCAGCGTCTTGTCTTGCTGCAGTGAAGAACATGCTGTAAGTAGCCCGGCAAGCGTTAAGCTGAGCACAATACGTGTACGTTGCATAAAACACCCAAATATCATTCAAAACTCCATTATAAACGTAAACCATGCCTACTAATACTCAAAACTCAGAAAAAAACCATCTTGTCATCGATTTTCGTGTCGATGAGGGCGAACATGGCCGCCGTTTAGACCAAGTGCTCGCTGAGCGCGTCGATGGCGTATCGCGCGGCCGCTTGCAGCAAAGCCTCAAAGAAGGCGATATTCTGTGTAACGATAAAAAAGCCAAACCGAAAACATCCGTGTGCCTGGGGGATAAGATTTCTGGCGCGGTTTGGTGTGAGGTGCAGGTGGCGCATGCCCCACAGGCGATTGCACTCGATGTACTCTATCACGATCAAGATATTATTGTGCTCAATAAGCCAGCTGGTATGGTGGTTCATCCGGCAGCGGGTAACCACGATGGCACATTGCTCAATGCACTATTACACTATTTCCCGAGCACAGCAGAGCTACCGCGTGCTGGCATTGTTCATCGCTTAGATAAAGACACCAGCGGACTATTGGTGGTTGCGCACAGTCTGCGTGCACACACCCATTTGGTCGAACAGCTGCAAGAACGCACGATGGGGCGGACGTATTTAGCTTTAGTGCATCGTTATGTGACTGCCGGAGACACGATTGACGAGCCGATTGGTCGGCATCGTAGTGAGCGGGTAAAAATGGCGGTACGTAGCGACGGCAAAGCCGCACGAACGCATTACCGTATCGAAGAGCGTTTTGACGGGGTGACGTTATTACGTGTACAGCTTGAAAGTGGGCGTACGCATCAGATTCGCGTGCATATGGCGCATATCCATCACCCATTAGTCGGGGATAAAGTCTACGGCGCGCAAGCGCATGTTCCTAAAGGGATGAGCGAGGTTGCGCGCGAAGCAGTGCAGCAGTTTCCACGTCAGGCGCTGCACGCCGCCGAGCTTCATCTCACCCATCCGGGTAGTGGCGAGACGATGACCTTCAGTGCGCCACTGCCTGATGATTTTACTGCGCTGCTTGACGTTCTAAGGGTAGAGCAAGAAGCCTAAACGCTTATTGCGCTTCGAAATTCTCAATCGCTTGGCGCACGCGCTCGGGAATTCGACCCGGTTTCTTTGTTTTGGGATCAATCCACACCATGATCGCTTTAGCAGTGGCGCATAGCTTATCGCCTTGGCGGATTTCCGCGCTCACGTCAAAGCTACTGCCACCGATGCGACTGACCTTGCTGCCAACAACAATATGCGCAGGATAGCGCAGTTCTTCTTTAAATTGACAGCTGATATCGACCATGACAATCATCGGAACAGGGCCTTCGACAGCCGGTAAGCAAACCTCTTCAAAATACTTAAAACGTGCACTTTCGAGGTAGCGGAAAAAGATCGTGTTGTTTACGTGTCCGTAAGCATCCATATCGCCCCAACGGATGTCTATCGATGTATGATGATGAAAAGTCATGATTTTTCTATCCGTTAAGCGATTCAAACGATCGATTATATCTTGAGATAGACCAGAAAACATAGCCTGCGCTTAGCTTTTTTGGTAGCATTGACTCGGTTTTTTATCCATCAACTCTATGGAAGTTAATTATGAATTTGCATGAATATCAGGCTAAGGCGCTGTTTCGTGAGTATGGCGTTGCCACACCACGCAGCATTTTGGCACATTCTGCTGATGAGGCAGTGAGCGCCGCCGAAGAATTAGGTGGCTCGGTTTGGGTGGTCAAAGCGCAGGTACACGCTGGTGGGCGTGGTAAAGCTGGCGGCGTTAAAGTGGCCAAATCGTTGGATGAGGTGCGTGAGTATGCGGCCGGCATGATCGGTAACACCTTGAAAACCAAGCAAACCGGCGATGTCGGCTTACCAATTAATATGGTGCTCATCGAAGAAGGTCTTGATATTGTCGATGAGCTGTATGTCTCGGCTGTGGTCGATCGCGCAACCCGTCGCGTATCGTTTATCGCTTCTGCTGAAGGTGGCATGGACATCGAAGAAGTTGCTGAGTCAACGCCAGAGAAAATTCTCAATATTGGGGTTGATCCAGCCGCGGGTTATCAGCCGTATATTGGCCGTTACCTCGGCTTTGAAATGGGCTTAGACAAGCAAAAAACCGGTCAACTGGTTAAATTGCTTAACGGCTTATACAAAATGTTCGTCGAAAAAGATTTGGCGATGTTAGAAATTAACCCATTGATCGTGACCGGCGAAGGCAATTTATTGCCACTTGACGCGAAAATCGGCTTAGATGATAACGCGCTTTATCGCCATAAAGATTTGGCCGAGATGCGCGATGCGACTCAAGAAGACGAGCGTGAAAACAAAGCCAGTGAGTTGGAGCTCAACTATGTCGCGCTCGATGGCAACATTGGCTGTATGGTTAACGGCGCTGGCCTGGCGATGGCGACCATGGATATTGTTAAACTCCACGGTGGTGCACCAGCAAACTTCCTGGATGTTGGCGGCGGCGCGACCTCTGAGCGGGTTAAAGAAGCGTTTAAGCTGATCTTAAGCTCTGAAGATGTGAAATCAATTCTGGTTAACATTTTTGGCGGCATCGTACGCTGTGATTTGATTGCTGAAGGCATCATCAGCGCGGCGAAAGAAATTGATCTGAAAGTGCCGGTGGTGGCGCGTTTGCAAGGGACAAACGTAGAACTCGGGCGCAAGATGCTCGATGAGAGCGGACTCAACATCGAATCCGCTGATGACCTCACCGACGCGGCGAAAAAAGCCGTTGCGGCAGCGCAATAAGGAGTCACCATGAGTATTTATATCAATAAAAACACCAAAGTTATTTGCCAAGGCTTTACCGGCTCACAGGGCACATTCCATTCTGAGCAAGCGATTGCTTACGGCACACAATTAGTTGGCGGCGTGACCCCAGGTAAAGGTGGGCAAACCCACTTAGACCGTCCTGTGTTTAATTCTTGCCACGAAGCAGTGCGCGAAACTGGTGCTAATGCGTCGATGATCTTTGTGCCACCTCCCTTTGCCGCCGATTCTATTTTAGAAGCGGTTGATGCAGGGATTGAAGTGATCGCTTGTATTACCGAAGGGATTCCTGTGCTCGATATGATGCGGGTTAAGGCTGCAATCAGCGGTACGAACGTGCGTTTGGTTGGTCCAAACTGCCCAGGGGTGATCACACCGGGCGAATGTAAAATGGGCATCATGCCAGGACACATTCACTTGCCAGGCTCAGTCGGCATTGTCTCGCGTTCAGGTACGCTGACTTATGAAGCCGTACACCAAACCACACAAATCGGTCTGGGACAGTCAACGTGTGTCGGTATCGGTGGGGATCCGATCAACGGTACCAACTTCATCGACGTGCTTTCTGCTTTTGAAGCGGATGAACAAACCAAAGGGATTGTTATGGTTGGTGAGATCGGCGGTAGCGCTGAGGAAGAAGCCGCTGAATACATCAAAGCGCATGTGAGCAAACCCGTTGTTGCTTATATCGCAGGCGTAACAGCACCTCCTGGCAAGCGCATGGGTCACGCTGGGGCGATTATCGCTGGCGGTAAAGGCACAGCTGATGATAAATTCAAAGCTTTGGAAGCGGCTGGCGTTGCCACCG from Suttonella sp. R2A3 carries:
- a CDS encoding helix-turn-helix transcriptional regulator, translated to MDAMLAQADEVSQLLKLIANKHRLMALCALVEQPRNVTELIEIVGIAQTSMSNHLAILREANIVDFTRDHRTLTYYISNDNLQIILATLHGLYCSDFAKSVNQ
- the yccX gene encoding acylphosphatase — encoded protein: MLCKRFIVSGRVQGVAFRYYTQKQAKALEVCGYVRNLEDGRVEVLAQGDEAAIEALSVWLWQGPPAASVENVGEITCAADEALTNFVITD
- a CDS encoding peptide chain release factor 3 → MDLSNDYRDRRTFAIISHPDAGKTTLTEKLLLFGGAIQLAGTVKGRKAARHATSDWMAMEQERGISVTSSVMQFPYQGKVINLLDTPGHEDFSEDTYRTLTAVDSALMVIDCAKGVEERTIKLMEVCRLRDTPIFTFINKLDREGRDPMELIDEVEDVLKIDCAPITWPIGMGRSLKGVYHLLEDKVYFYESGKGSLVNVGEEVDGLDNPRLDELLPDMIADFRDEIELIREASNTFDQEAYLKGDLTPVFFGSAIGNFGVREMLNDFAKYAPAPRARKTTVREVHPSEDTFSGFVFKIQANMDPKHRDRIAFLRINSGTFTPGIKLRQVRLARDVKIPDALTFLAAERDQATKAVAGDIIGIHNHGTIRIGDTFTSGEELQFTGIPDFAPELFRRVQLKDPLKMKALLKGLEQLCEEGATQFFKPIMGNDLILGAIGVLQFDVVQARLQTEYKVDCQFEGVNVATARWVEAPNDKALKQFVDKNQANLAHDHYGQLVYVAPSRVNLQLTQERFPDIEFSATRDHLAQ
- a CDS encoding M3 family metallopeptidase, with translation MRDFAANPLYHPPAAPDFVALKPEHVSAIAAIIDENREQLDELLKQDAFTWDNLILPLERMDDRLSRAFSPIGHLYSVCSTDAWRQAYEQALPLLSEYGADMAQHSGLYAAIKSLRDSEDFALLSATQKKVIDDALEDFERSGVALPDAEKARFKKLSLRLSELSTQFSNHVLDATDAWHKLIDDEEQALQGVPHSAKALMADLASQHDQHGFRVTLDAPVVIPILTYADDRGLRGEVYAAYNARASDKGPNANTFDNAAIVGEILALRAQMAEMLGFADFAALSVDDKMAKTPAAVDAFLDNLLKASKQAGEADMAELRAFAARELDLDDVQPWDVAYVSEKLRQTKYAISQEDLRPYFPVSKVLEGLFSISERLFGARFTPNIALSTWHKDVLAYDVLADDGSVQARFYLDLYARQQKRGGAWMDGAVQRFRDGETLQLPVAYLVCNFTPPVGDEEAYLTHDEVTTLFHEFGHGLHHMLSEVDIYSVSGINGVEWDAVEQPSQFMENFCYTREGLDALTRHKDSGEKLPDALFNKLLAAKNFQSAMAMLRQLEFSLFDMRIHSASEQGRPVLEVLDEVRAKVAVTPDYADNRFPMQFAHIFAGGYAAGYYSYKWAEVLSADSFSAFEEEGVFNPEVGARFRDEILAVGGARSSMESFVAFRGREPNVDALLRHNGISQ
- a CDS encoding HIT family protein, translating into MSVFTEMIEGTRPAIVVAEDGAHIAFMEPNPNARGHVICLPKTEHENLFALDEPAYLALMRFARSIAQAIEAVVPCQKVGMASIGLAVAHVHIHLVPLNQAKEMNFIDKVTVSAAEQQSLGQMIATEWQEKR
- a CDS encoding WG repeat-containing protein, which translates into the protein MIARVAALALTSSVLLAQAASDDLWTAFDGFDENGEILIGFKDADGEVVLEPQFSGITHAKRLEHLMGYLQYDENTVSSGVLLKTGERLDYRPYAPDAISDCESEGTLRAYNADWDMGLLDHKGQWIIPAEYNHLSRVQNGMSVVLSGARRSSDDEHWSWLGGSRSLVDRDGTVIVADFVGDVDAIDWFSFAIGDSDDPLRDVWQGVDGKRYNAVNTQREFNAFVEGGLVNALAAERYDGLLFEEIVLYYQDKTLTREQAVNDPAMVSFLRAFKQALASGVEYKPYRRDKEFGIFSLNLPRSWLDYVNHCDDFYESCYPVYQISWGAPDDTRTVWFLRSEDGYQILAVEFNLRAQPIINP
- a CDS encoding SLAC1 anion channel family protein, which encodes MSQPMRLPFFPISMFAVIMGFAGLTIASQRIEQSLSLNWQFSPILIVLSAALFFLISVIYALKIIKHPQVVTEEFNHPIRLHFFPAFSISLLLFSIILLPIQTTASLTFWLLGSVVHLALTLKIITMWIQNAQFELKHMNPSWFIPAVGNIIVPIAGITHAPADISWLFFSIGLVFWLILLVIFFNRIIFHHPLPEKLLPTFFILLAPPAIGFIAYMKLNGEQLDAFARVLYFFGIFILMLLIMQLSLLRKVRFYLSWWAYSFPMAAITLASLQMSHATNLLFYRNLALVLYGILGVLIVLLSVRTLIAIYHKEICIEEE
- a CDS encoding outer membrane protein assembly factor BamD, which produces MQRTRIVLSLTLAGLLTACSSLQQDKTLNWSADQLYREAKAEMDGGNYSTAANYHTKLLSRYPYGKLAQQSMLDLAFSYYRDGEGEKAEKAYDNFIRTYPNHPYIDYAYYMKGVVVYEKDVNIFSKLNPINLTQIDPSKLQRAFDNFSYLVETYPKSEYSEDARYRMLFLKNLMAQHELEIADYYMRRGSYVAAANRAKNVVTRYDGAPSVPYALALMSRAYQELAQPQLQNDALRVLKMNFASMMNDQEIQHYLNGDISKKQSLWDLLFAEPKI
- a CDS encoding DUF815 domain-containing protein, whose amino-acid sequence is MYDALTDAEAAGNRAFARLQWQGAWQLVPISVRDDVLLDDLLGIDTQKTAAHSNVAAFLNNQPYNHMLLWGARGTGKSSLVRALFHAFAHLSIVQLACDDLDELAYLLWLLGKRDTQHYLLYIDDLSFAADDGSYRALKAVLDGSLQGIPDNVMLCVTSNRRHLLSEYHSDERAIHPQEDIEEHISLSERFGLRLAFHPLSQSGYLTAVAYWLKQSGIEYDEQIERSALQFALARGSRSARVAAQFVRHYQAGE